The Methanothermobacter sp. CaT2 DNA window TTCAAGTGAGACTGAGACAGGATTTAATGTCATTACGTCTCTTACAAACAAATCATTCACCCTCTAAGTCCTCTTTACACTCCTCACATATGTATTTACCGTCGTACTCCTCAAGGTACTCCTCAAAGTTGCCGCAGATCTCACAGACACCTGGAACTGACCTCTCATTTTCAGGTAGCTGTACCCTGTTCTCCTCAATCCTTGCATTCTCAACAAGGATCTCTGTGAGTTCCGGGGCCACCATCATGACGTCGGAGGATGTCAGGATCCCGACGAGCGCGCCGTCCCTGACCACCGGAAGCCTCCTTATGCTGTTCTTGGCCATCAGCCTCGCTGCTTCGCTGAGCTCCCTGTCAGGTTCTATGCTTATAAGGTTGCGGGTCATTACCTCCCCCACTGTAACCTCACTGGCCTGCAGGTCTCTGGAAACAACCTTCCTTATGATGTCGCTCTCGGTTATGAGTCCCTCTGGTTCGGAGTTGCTCTTGACGATGATGCTTCCAACCTTCTTTTCGGTCATTATTGATGCTGCTTCTGCAACGCTGATGCCAGGGTCTGCTGTTATAACATTCGATGTCATGGCATCATGGACTGTAACCTTTGTTTCCATTTCCATCTGAAAACCTCCTACCTAAGGCCAAGGGCCCTATGCATCTGTGGTATCACGTAAACATCCATATACTTTCCGGCTTCCTGAGACATTTCCAGCAGGCGAGGAGTGTTTTGAGCCCACTGCTCA harbors:
- a CDS encoding CBS domain-containing protein, with the translated sequence MEMETKVTVHDAMTSNVITADPGISVAEAASIMTEKKVGSIIVKSNSEPEGLITESDIIRKVVSRDLQASEVTVGEVMTRNLISIEPDRELSEAARLMAKNSIRRLPVVRDGALVGILTSSDVMMVAPELTEILVENARIEENRVQLPENERSVPGVCEICGNFEEYLEEYDGKYICEECKEDLEGE